From the Actinopolymorpha singaporensis genome, the window CCACGGCGGTGCTGCGACACGGGCGGTCGTGGCGCGGGCGTTGGACATCCCGGAGGGGCGGGTGGCCAACCAGGTCGCGGCTGCGCAGCGGGTCGTTAACTTGGACGGTTACGAGGTACTCACGATCGAGGGCGACACCGTACGACTCAATGCGGCCCTACTCAGGACGCAGGCGGGAGAGACGTGAGCATCAGCGAGCAGCGTCGACGGGAGGTGGTCGACGCGCTGCGCCGTGGGACCGTGCCGCAGCAGGGGCTGGACGTCCTGGCCGTCGGGCTGGGCCGGTTCGAGTCCGCCGTGGGGGAGGAACTCGGGCGCATCGCTGCTGGTCAGGCGGTCTTCAAGGCGGTGCGCGGTGAGTACGGCGCGGGCAAGACGTTCTTCAGCCGCTGGCTCGCCGAACGCGCCAAACGTGCCGGGCTCGCCACCACCGAGGTGCAGATCTCGGAGAACGAGACGCCCCTGCACCGCCTGGAGACCGTCTACCGGCGGCTCACCGAGCATCTGGCCACCGCCGAGTTCACCCCCAGCGCACTGCGGCCGATCGTCGACTCGTGGTTCTTCGCGCTCGAGGAAGACGTGCTCGCCGAGGGCCAGGTGGACGAGGACGAGCTGGAACGACGCGTCGGGGGACTGCTGGAGCAGCGGCTGGCCGCGGTCAGCCGGGTCGCTCCGTCGTTCGCCGCCGCGCTGCGTGCCTACCGGCGGGCGAGCGTCGCCGGTGACGTCGCGGTGGCCGAAGGGCTGATGGCCTGGTTGGGCGGGCAGCCGCACGTCGGCGCCTCGGTCAAGCGGGTCGCCGGGATCCGGGGCGACCTGGACCATGACGGTGCGCTCGGGTTCCTGCAGGGACTGCTCGCCGTGCTGCGGGACAGTGGGCACGCGGGGCTGCTGGTCGTACTGGACGAGGTGGAGACGCTGCAGCGGGTTCGTTCCGACGTACGCGACAAGGCGCTGAACGCGCTGCGGCAGCTCGTCGATGACGTGGACTCCGGGCGCTTTCCGGGGCTGATGCTCGTGATCACCGGTACACCGGCGTTCTTCGACGGGCCGCAGGGGATGCAACGGCTCGCGCCGCTCGCCCAGCGGTTGCACGTGGACTTCTCCAGCGAGCCGACGTTCGACAATCCCCGGGCGGTGCAGATCCGCCTGCCGGGCTTTGACAAGGACTCCTTGCTAGAACTCGGGTCGCGGGTGCGGGATTTGTACGTGCAGGGATCGTCGCACCGCGACCGGCTCACTGATCTGGTCGACGACGCCTATGTCGCAGACCTGGCGCGGGCAGTTGCCGGCCACTTCGGTGACAAGGTGGGCGTGGCGCCCCGGATCTTCGTCAAGAAGCTGGTCGACGTGCTGGACCGGGTTGATCAGCATGCTTCGTTCGATCCCCGGCGGGACTACTCGGTGCGGGTATCGGGGAGGGAGCTCACCGACGCCGAGCGGGCGACCATGCCCGCACCTCCGCCACTGGCTTCCGCAGAATCCGTCGACGAGATCGACCTGAGGCTGTGAGCGGTTTCGCCGACCTGCACCCGGCCGTTCAGTACCACGTGGTGAACAGCCTGGGATGGTCGTCGCTGCGGCCGTTGCAGGAGGCAGCGGTGTCGCCGGTGCTCGCGGGTGAGGACGCGTTGCTACTTGCTCCTACCGCCGGCGGAAAGACGGAGGCGGCGATGTTGCCGCTGCTATCTCGGATGGCCGCCGGCGGTTGGCGAGGGCTGAGCGTCCTGTACGTGTGCCCGCTGCGTGCGCTGGTCAACAACCTCGAGCCGCGTCTGTCGGCCATGACCGCCTGGCTCGGCCGTCGCGCCACGGTGTGGCATGGGGACGTGCCGGACTCGGTTCGGCAGCGGATCGCCAAGGACCCACCCGACGTACTCCTCACCACGCCCGAGTCGCTGGAAGCGATGCTGATGTCTGCTCGGGTGGACCACCAGTGGCTGTTCGGCGACCTACGGACGATCGTGGTCGACGAGCTTCACGCGTTTGGTGGCGACGACCGTGGCTGGCACCTGCTCGGAGTCCTTTCCCGGCTCACCCGGCTGGCCAGCCGGGCCGTGCAACGGGTCGGGCTGTCGGCGACGGTCGGCAACCCTGAGGTGCTGCTGGACTGGTTCGCGGGGGACTCGCCTGCGGCTCGGCGGGTTGTGAATCCGCCTGTAGCGGGGTCCGACGCCGTGCC encodes:
- the brxD gene encoding BREX system ATP-binding protein BrxD, which translates into the protein MSISEQRRREVVDALRRGTVPQQGLDVLAVGLGRFESAVGEELGRIAAGQAVFKAVRGEYGAGKTFFSRWLAERAKRAGLATTEVQISENETPLHRLETVYRRLTEHLATAEFTPSALRPIVDSWFFALEEDVLAEGQVDEDELERRVGGLLEQRLAAVSRVAPSFAAALRAYRRASVAGDVAVAEGLMAWLGGQPHVGASVKRVAGIRGDLDHDGALGFLQGLLAVLRDSGHAGLLVVLDEVETLQRVRSDVRDKALNALRQLVDDVDSGRFPGLMLVITGTPAFFDGPQGMQRLAPLAQRLHVDFSSEPTFDNPRAVQIRLPGFDKDSLLELGSRVRDLYVQGSSHRDRLTDLVDDAYVADLARAVAGHFGDKVGVAPRIFVKKLVDVLDRVDQHASFDPRRDYSVRVSGRELTDAERATMPAPPPLASAESVDEIDLRL